The proteins below come from a single Leptidea sinapis chromosome 20, ilLepSina1.1, whole genome shotgun sequence genomic window:
- the LOC126970302 gene encoding esterase FE4-like: MVLAMTKGKQVEPIVTIPQGELKGGVAITENGVQYNEFIDIPYAKPPVGELRFRDPEPALPWEGLRDATKFNPDHISIQYHYKGYIIGSEDCLYLNVYTPKLPTNNTKLLPVIFYIHGGGFNEGCGIDKYDLGPDYLLEKNVVIVSTNYRLGFFGFLSLDIPEAAGNMGIKDQIMALKWVSNNIEYFGGDKNNVTLLGLSAGAVFVDYIRLAPSAKNLFHKAILQSGNSLNHWGKDTGTKNLLTSILDALGYNGFLDDSLAIYKFLKNASAPSLVKTCKKFYKNLVPERLYFGFVPTVEKDFDDVNAVIVERPYKLFVEGKYHKVPVIQGFCDKEGYLTLFSRPGTVNSITEDKTFFKHWPYKLEENDTKRYSIALAKAYMENQDLGDDSDKIGIEFFNDFDVIAGMWIQSQITASHGTPVYLYEFSYDGNFNYVKNKFNIKRIGAAHADEMGYLFKNEYIKVGVSQDFKIRNIITTLWTNFASNGDPNGLNVSLWPRFSPERPAYLNIDKQMAIKFNYHPNRIEIFKEIYDKYEK; the protein is encoded by the exons ATGGTGCTAGCTATGACCAAAGGCAAACAGGTCGAGCCAATAGTAACGATTCCGCAAGGTGAATTAAAAGGTGGTGTCGCAATAACTGAAAATGGTGTacaatataatgaatttattgaCATTCCCTATGCAAAACCACCAGTGGGTGAACTGAGATTTAGG GATCCTGAACCAGCACTACCATGGGAAGGACTTCGAGACGCCACTAAATTTAATCCAGATCACATCTCCATTCAGTATCACTATAAAGGCTACATTATAGGATCTGAGGACTGTCTTTACTTAAATGTGTACACACCAAAGTTACCTACaaataacacaaaattattacCTGTAATTTTCTATATTCATGGTGGGGGATTCAATGAAGGCTGTGGAATCGATAAATATGACCTAGGTCcagattatttattagaaaagaatGTCGTCATAGTTTCAACCAATTACAGACTTGGTTTCTTTGGTTTTCTGTCGCTAGACATTCCTGAAGCTGCCGGTAATATGGGAATAAAAGATCAAATAATGGCATTGAAATGGGTTAgtaataatatagaatattttgGAGGTGACAAAAATAATGTCACTCTTCTCGGTTTGAGTGCGGGTGCAGTTTTCGTTGATTATATTCGACTGGCACCGTCTGCAAAAAACCTTTTCCATAAAGCTATTCTCCAATCTGGAAACAGTCTTAATCATTGGGGCAAAGATACAGGAACTAAGAATCTATTAACCAGTATTCTGGATGCATTAGGGTACAATGGTTTCCTTGATGATAGTTTAGCTAtctataaatttcttaaaaacgCATCAGCTCCATCTCTTGTCAAAACCTGTAAGAAGTTCTACAAAAACCTGGTTCCAGAAAGACTATATTTTGGGTTTGTTCCAACAGTGGAAAAAGATTTTGACGATGTTAATGCAGTAATTGTTGAACGTCCTTATAAATTGTTTGTCGAAGGTAAATATCATAAAGTACCCGTCATACAAGGTTTTTGTGATAAAGAAGGCTATCTGACCCTTTTTTCAAGACCAGGTACTGTGAATTCGATAACGGAAGATAAGACTTTTTTTAAACATTGGCCTTACAAATTAGAGGAAAATGACACAAAAAGATACAGTATTGCTTTGGCAAAAGCATATATGGAAAATCAAGACCTTGGCGATGATAGTGACAAAATAGGCATTGAGTTTTTCAATGATTTTGACGTAATAGCTGGAATGTGGATACAATCTCAAATCACTGCATCACATGGAACTCCTGtgtatttgtatgaattttcTTACGATGGCAACTTCAACTACGTAAAGaataagtttaatataaaaagaataggagCAGCTCATGCAGATGAAATGGGCTACTTGTTTAAAAATGAGTACATAAAAGTTGGAGTATCACAGGACTTTAAAATAAGGAATATTATTACTACTCTGTGGACGAATTTTGCTAGCAATGG TGATCCCAATGGACTAAATGTGTCCCTGTGGCCCCGTTTCTCTCCAGAGCGTCCTGCTTACCTCAACATAGACAAGCAAATGGCCATTAAATTTAACTATCATCCTAATAGAATCGAAATTTTTAAGGAAATTTACGATAAGTATGAAAAGTAG
- the LOC126970304 gene encoding juvenile hormone esterase-like isoform X2, whose amino-acid sequence MTEGKQVGPIVIIPQGELKGGVAITENGIQYNEFIDIPYAKPPVGELRFGAPEPPLPWEGLRDATKFNPDHISIQYHYKGYIIGSEDCLYLNVYTPKLPTNNTELLPVIFYIHGGGFNEGCGIDKYDLGPDYLLEKNVVIVSTNYRLGFFGFLSLDIPEAAGNMGIKDQIMALKWVSNNIEYFGGDKNNVTLLGLSAGAVFVDYIRLAPSAKNLFHKAILQSGNSLNHWGKDTGTKNLLTSILDALGYNGFLDDSLAIYKFLKNASAPSLVKTCKKFYKNLVPERLYFGFVPTVEKDFDDVNAVIVERPYKLFVEGKYHKVPVIQGFCDKEGYLTPFFKTRYCEFDNGR is encoded by the exons ATGACCGAAGGCAAACAGGTCGGACCAATAGTAATTATTCCACAAGGTGAATTAAAAGGGGGTGTCGCAATAACTGAAAATGGTATacaatataatgaatttattgaCATTCCCTATGCAAAACCACCAGTGGGTGAACTGAGATTTGGG GCTCCTGAACCGCCATTACCATGGGAAGGACTTCGAGACGCCACTAAATTTAATCCAGATCACATCTCCATTCAGTATCACTATAAAGGCTACATTATTGGATCTGAGGACTGTCTTTACTTAAATGTGTACACACCAAAGTTACCTACAAATAACACAGAATTATTACCTGTTATTTTCTATATTCATGGCGGAGGATTCAATGAAGGCTGTGGAATCGATAAATATGACCTAGGTCcagattatttattagaaaagaatGTCGTCATAGTTTCAACCAATTACAGACTTGGTTTCTTTGGTTTTCTGTCGCTAGACATTCCTGAAGCTGCCGGTAATATGGGAATAAAAGATCAAATAATGGCATTGAAATGGGTTAgtaataatatagaatattttgGAGGTGACAAAAATAATGTCACTCTTCTCGGTTTGAGTGCGGGTGCAGTTTTCGTTGATTATATTCGACTGGCACCGTCTGCAAAAAACCTTTTCCATAAAGCTATTCTCCAATCTGGAAACAGTCTTAATCATTGGGGCAAAGATACAGGAACTAAGAATCTATTAACCAGTATTCTGGATGCATTAGGGTACAATGGTTTCCTTGATGATAGTTTAGCTAtctataaatttcttaaaaacgCATCAGCTCCATCTCTTGTCAAAACCTGTAAGAAGTTCTACAAAAACCTGGTTCCAGAAAGACTATATTTTGGGTTTGTTCCAACAGTGGAAAAAGATTTTGACGATGTTAATGCAGTAATTGTTGAACGTCCTTATAAATTGTTTGTCGAAGGTAAATATCATAAAGTACCCGTCATACAAGGTTTTTGTGATAAAGAAGGCTATCTGACC CCTTTTTTCAAGACCAGGTACTGTGAATTCGATAACGGAAGATAA
- the LOC126970304 gene encoding juvenile hormone esterase-like isoform X1 has translation MTEGKQVGPIVIIPQGELKGGVAITENGIQYNEFIDIPYAKPPVGELRFGAPEPPLPWEGLRDATKFNPDHISIQYHYKGYIIGSEDCLYLNVYTPKLPTNNTELLPVIFYIHGGGFNEGCGIDKYDLGPDYLLEKNVVIVSTNYRLGFFGFLSLDIPEAAGNMGIKDQIMALKWVSNNIEYFGGDKNNVTLLGLSAGAVFVDYIRLAPSAKNLFHKAILQSGNSLNHWGKDTGTKNLLTSILDALGYNGFLDDSLAIYKFLKNASAPSLVKTCKKFYKNLVPERLYFGFVPTVEKDFDDVNAVIVERPYKLFVEGKYHKVPVIQGFCDKEGYLTLFSRPGTVNSITEDKTFFKHWPYKLEENDTKRYSIALAKAYLENQGLGDDSDKLGIEFFNDFDVIAGMWIQSQITASHGTPVYVYEFSYDGNFNYLKNKFNIKRIGAAHADEMGYLFRNEYIKVGVSQDFKIRNIITTFWTNFASNGDPNGLNVTLWPRFSPERPAYLNIDKQMAIKFNYHPNRIEIFKEIYDKYEK, from the exons ATGACCGAAGGCAAACAGGTCGGACCAATAGTAATTATTCCACAAGGTGAATTAAAAGGGGGTGTCGCAATAACTGAAAATGGTATacaatataatgaatttattgaCATTCCCTATGCAAAACCACCAGTGGGTGAACTGAGATTTGGG GCTCCTGAACCGCCATTACCATGGGAAGGACTTCGAGACGCCACTAAATTTAATCCAGATCACATCTCCATTCAGTATCACTATAAAGGCTACATTATTGGATCTGAGGACTGTCTTTACTTAAATGTGTACACACCAAAGTTACCTACAAATAACACAGAATTATTACCTGTTATTTTCTATATTCATGGCGGAGGATTCAATGAAGGCTGTGGAATCGATAAATATGACCTAGGTCcagattatttattagaaaagaatGTCGTCATAGTTTCAACCAATTACAGACTTGGTTTCTTTGGTTTTCTGTCGCTAGACATTCCTGAAGCTGCCGGTAATATGGGAATAAAAGATCAAATAATGGCATTGAAATGGGTTAgtaataatatagaatattttgGAGGTGACAAAAATAATGTCACTCTTCTCGGTTTGAGTGCGGGTGCAGTTTTCGTTGATTATATTCGACTGGCACCGTCTGCAAAAAACCTTTTCCATAAAGCTATTCTCCAATCTGGAAACAGTCTTAATCATTGGGGCAAAGATACAGGAACTAAGAATCTATTAACCAGTATTCTGGATGCATTAGGGTACAATGGTTTCCTTGATGATAGTTTAGCTAtctataaatttcttaaaaacgCATCAGCTCCATCTCTTGTCAAAACCTGTAAGAAGTTCTACAAAAACCTGGTTCCAGAAAGACTATATTTTGGGTTTGTTCCAACAGTGGAAAAAGATTTTGACGATGTTAATGCAGTAATTGTTGAACGTCCTTATAAATTGTTTGTCGAAGGTAAATATCATAAAGTACCCGTCATACAAGGTTTTTGTGATAAAGAAGGCTATCTGACCCTTTTTTCAAGACCAGGTACTGTGAATTCGATAACGGAAGATAAGACTTTTTTTAAACATTGGCCTTACAAATTAGAGGAAAATGACACAAAAAGATACAGTATTGCTTTGGCAAAAGCATATTTGGAAAATCAAGGTCTTGGCGATGATAGTGACAAACTTGGCATCGAGTTTTTCAATGATTTCGACGTAATAGCTGGAATGTGGATACAATCCCAAATCACTGCATCACATGGAACCCCTGTGTATGTGTATGAATTTTCATACGATGGCAATTTCAACTACTTAAAGAATAAgttcaatataaaaagaataggagCAGCTCATGCAGATGAAATGGGCTACTTGTTTAGGAATGAGTACATAAAAGTTGGAGTATCACAGGACTTTAAAATAAGGAATATTATTACTACTTTTTGGACGAATTTTGCTAGCAATGG TGACCCCAATGGACTAAATGTAACCCTGTGGCCCCGTTTCTCTCCAGAGCGTCCTGCTTACCTCAACATAGACAAGCAAATGGCCATTAAATTTAACTATCATCCTAATAGAATCGAAATTTTTAAGGAAATTTACGACAAGTATGAAAAGTAG